The Gadus chalcogrammus isolate NIFS_2021 chromosome 14, NIFS_Gcha_1.0, whole genome shotgun sequence sequence gtctcctcctggtctcctcctggtctcttcctggtctcttcctggtctcctggtctcctcctggtctcctcctggtctcctcctgtactcctggtctcctcctggtctcctcctggtctcctcctggtcccctcctggtcacctggtctcctcctggtctcctcctggtctcctcctgctcctcctggtctcctcctggtcctcctggtctcctcctggtctcctcctggtctcctcctggtcccctcctggtcacctggtctcctcctggtctcctcctggtcccctcctggtcccctcctggtctcctggaGACCATTCCCCAGCAGGACCAGCGCTGGATTGCGTCCACGCTGTGGAGGAACCAGCGGCTGCGCCCGGACGTCCAGCTCTGGTATGAGCCACCGATTCCTGCCCTCATCTACAACCAGGTCCCGTCACCAGAACGCTTCGgcttcacaatttaaatcaaaatcaaaatgtgTGCGTGAAGAAGGTTTCCTGTTGTACGCGTCAGGACGGCTTCTGGAGGAGTTATGAACGACATGAATCATAGAACAGGCCGACACAtgtttattgtaagaaataactTTTAGTTGGTTAACGGGAATGGAATCACAGTTACCTGAATAATCActattcataataattaataacataataacataataattaatTCATCATTATGTTCTGATTGATTTCCTCCGTTACTAAACCCTAAACCCTGGAatcaaaccctaaccccttTCTATACCCTGTGTGAATATGTATAAACCAATACGTCCCAAACAGTGAGGGTAGACTAATACACAGACAGGAATGAACAGCATTGACTAAAACCAAAAGTAATAGAATTACACACCAGCCGTTTGATAGATGATTATTATTTCCCCATGTGATTCTTGTGTAGGTGTTAACATAACAATATTAACAATATAATTGATTTCTCTACATGTGTGGTTCTATTACAGACCCTTGTTATCAACATTAAACGTACAATTCCATTTAACAAGAAAACACACGCACCCCTCACTGTTAATGATCCACAGGCTGCACTGAGACCTTCACTGACCATCCTCTACCGTCTATGATACTATactcatatatatacacaactaGATATATTGATccacatgtatatatgtatgtatgtatgtatgtatgtatgtatgtatgtatgtatgtatgtatgtatgtatgtatgtatgtatgtatgtatgtatgtatgtatgtatgtatgtatgtatgtatgtatgtatgtatgtatgtatgtatgtatgtatgtatgtatgtatgtatgtatgtatgtatgtatgtatgtatgtatgtatgtatgtatgtatgtatgtatgtatgtatgtatgtatgtatgtatgtatgtatgtatgtatgtatgtatgtatgtataaacTGAATGTAACTGACAAGGTTACATTCATTTACATGGCTTAGTGCGTGAGGAGACACCACACACTCTAACATCTTTGGTCCGGGCTTCACCTGCTGCTCCAACATTAAAATAAGGGAAGATGTTGTCAGTGAAAGTGTCTTGATGGGTGTAGATGAGAGTCATGTCTTCAGGGTCGTAGAAGGACACCTCCCCTCCATCATAGTCCAGCTGGACTCTGATCCTCTCTGGAGTCCTCTTCAATGTCAGGGTTTCACCACTACCCAGAGTGTACTTTCCACTGCGGTGGAGTAAACACCAGATTCCATTAGCTGGTGTAGCAGGACGCTCTCCTTTCCTGTCCACTGACTCTTTAGCAACACCTATTATCCAGTCAGGATGgtctcccacctccacctcccagcagTGTTCCCCTGAGCTGAAGCCCTCAGAGCCCAGAACATTACGGTACCAAGTGAACCTCTCTGGGTTGTTAGGAACCTTCTGGATTACACCGCTATGTCTCACGCTGGTCAGAtcatcagacagagagagccggCGTGCTGCAGTGTTTGGGTCCAGAGTAACGGGGCTGAAGGTGGTCCTCTGCCCCATCTCCTCCCAGACTCGGTGGGCCAGGTTTCCCAGGTGTTTGGCCTCGTCCAGCAGCGCTCCAGGAAGCAGCTGGGGATCAGAACCGGAGAGCAGGGCTCTGGCGCTGGTCCGGGAGCGCGTGGAAGAGCTGAGGAACGACAGGCCGTCCTTCTGCAGGTCTGCTTCTACAGCCAAGAGACCCTCTGAGAGAGACCGGATCTGCTCCTGAAGGGTCTTCCTCTCCAGGaggatcctcttcctcttctgctcctcttcctctctcagggccttcactctggcctcctcttcctctctcaggaACCGGTGAAGCTGTTCAAACTCTGCTCTGATCCGCCTCTCGGTCTTCACCCGCTGTTCCTTGAGGTGAGGAACCATGGCCTCAtacgtctcctccagctcctggtgTCTGCTCCTCCTGGCCTGTAGAGCCGTGAGGTCATGTGTCAGCTGCTGCTTCAGCTCCTGGACTGGTTCTTCTAGAGGAACCACTGTGTGACCCTGGTGGTGAGGGAACTCACACACGTGACACacagctctctgctcctccttacagAACCACTTGATATCCTTTAAGTGCTCAGTGCAGACCACCTGGGCCTTATCAGAGGGGGCAGACCTCTGGGAGGGTTCAGTGCAGACCACCTGGGCCTCATCAGAGGGGGCAGACCTCTGGGAGGGTTCAGTGCAGACCACCTGGGCCTCATCAGAGGGGGCAGACCTCTGTCTTCTAGCGTAGGAGTCAGCGAGCTCCTTGATGGAAAAGTTAACGACTACATCCTTTGAGGATTTCCTCTTACAGACGGGACAGTTCTTGTTCTCCGCTTGGGCCCAGAAGTCCTGGAGACAGCTGGAACAGAAGCTGTGGTGACAGCCCAGAGACACCGGGTCCTTGAGGATCTCAGTGCACACGCTGCAGGTCAGGAAATGTTTGAGAGGAAGGTTTTCTTCTGCCATTTTAGCGGAGGTCTAGACAGGAATACTCTTCGGATGCGCTCTTTAGTTCTGAAGTCTTTGTTAATAAACTCCGGAGGTGGTCTGTACCCTACGGATTCAGGAGgtctaaaaaaaagaaacattcatCAGCATGACCCGACAACAATAACTCATCAAACAATAAAGATTGGTGTGTCTCTCGTGAATACTATCTACCATCAGCAACTTAATATTAAAATCGAATTGGTAAACTACTGAGCCGAATGTTAGTTTTTGTGTTAATATATCCAAGAATACTAAAGTTATCTtgtaacatgcgtactgtgtcaGAATATCCCAGCATAATAAAGTTATCGTGTAATATGAGTTCTGTGTTAATATATCCCAGAATACTAAAGTTAGTATGTATTGTGTATGCAAGGTCATCTTCTCTAACTTTATCTAACCTGAATTCACATTAGCTTGCCCGGAATATGAGGCTATCAATAATTCCAACGACATGTCTTTACTCACTTTGGTTCATGTGTGGATCATCATCCTCCGACGGAGTGGAGGTCAAGTGACTGAAACAGTTCTCCTTACTGCAAAATATCCCTCTGGTCCTTTGAACACTCACCTCAAGTCATTCCTCTTCAATCTAGGGCTTCCCATCCTGAAGGAGACCAACTCCACCTACGTCTGAACGACAGTGTTTGGTTACAGGTTAATCATTATCAGATCTGAACAGTGTCCCCCACGTGGACCTGAAAGAGTTCTGAACGACTTGTTGTGCCCGCGACACTCAAGTTAGGAGGACGCTCCGAGACACTAGGAGTCATTTCAGAGTTAGAACGGAAAATAAGAAATAATGTTGACTTCAGGAATACTAAATACTTCAAATGGATCCCAATCAGTAGCACCACCATAAAGACATCCATCCTTGATTCAACAGCAGTCCTTTACCGTTTTTAATTTGGTTATCTCTACACGTTTTCTTTATAGCCCAGACTACATTGATTGATATTAAACACAATATTTTCAAACAGAATTCAAAAATCAAACCCATAACACTAAACTTGTTTAAATAAATGTCTTTGGGTTGGGGGAGAGGCCAGAGAGCTGTTCATTAAAAGTGTTTGACCAGTCATTGCACTGGTCATGTGATGCGTTGGACTCTCTCCCGTCCTATCGTCTGGTTAGGGAGGGGAAGTCTGAAGTCCAGCAGCAAACTGCTGCTGAGTTTCATTCTCTGGTCACCCTATGAGTTCTCTGACCCAAAGTAATGAGTTCTGTTCATCTGTTTCTTTGTGTATTAAAGGATCCTCATGAGCTGAGAACACTGGTCAGCTGAGGGACCTAGCTAGGGGCCCAGCTGGGGGTCCTAGTCAGGGACCCTAACCCAAAGGgtccctagccctaaccctagccttGAGAGATCCTCATCATGACTCATGGTGCATGGATGATGTATAACAAGTTCCCTACTTTCCTAGTGGAAATGGCAGCTTGTTCAAAGGCTTGttatagcgccacctattgTTAATTCTGGCCCATCCTTTGCATCTCTAACTAATTTTACGAGTTCTACAAGCCTGCTATAGTTTTTGAGATATGgcaggaaaataataataataataatacagggTCCCACGTCTTTCGtaggacccctaactagaaaaATCATTTATTGGCCCCAACTTTCACTACTGAAGATGCAGGTATTATCTTATCGACCACTTCTGTCTGCCCTGTAATCATTGAAGATCGGCTCACAACGCACAGGGGCGCCACCTGCAGGCCACGGGGGGAACCCTGTTTTCTCCAAATCGGACTAGTTGCCAGTTCCCTATTCATTGATTTGTTGGACAATTTGGGGAAATATTTCATCGACCTATATGTTCCATCATTTTCAAAAACGCGGAGGAGGGAAAGTTACTTGCGTACTTACTTACTTGCCATGCATCCGACgcgccagcagagggcgctgtgGTACCACAATTAGTGTTCTGGTAAACCAAAAACAGTCGACTATCAATTTTCATAGTCTACTGACTCTAGCCCTAACTCTGACTTAAATCTGACCTTGACCTAACCCTTTACCTTACCTTTTTGATATCCGAAGACCACACGTAGGAAGACGTCCAGTTAATATTGCCTCCACATGTAAAATCCTTTATTACGCAAGCGGAGGCATTAAGCAAATGTGAATGAGGCGACAGAGGAAGAGGCATGTATTGAAGCCTCCACCATCTGTGGATCTCATTTAAACTGAACTCTGCGGTAACATCAAGGTTTCATTCTTATCAACAGGTTGGTATTCTCAATTTGACGCTTGTGACACTAGGCcacatatttaatattttaggaTACACTGTAAAAATATTACCTGGTTTCAATATGTAAAGAATTAACAGGTATAATGTGGTGATCCTAAAGTAATGTTCCTACCTTAATGTGTACCTGTGgccttatatttatatgtatttattttatatttatgacTGTTATTGTTTTCTGACCGGGGATCGGTGTTCCGCAAATCAGCTGACGGGCCTGTCAGCTGAGGGGATGAGGTTCGAGAGGTTTTAAATACAAGGAAGTGAATTGCCAGGGGAGGTGGCgcgtaatgaatgaatggagggAGTCTGAGAGGGACCTCTTACAAAAGCCAGTCCAACTGAGAAAGCTTAATAGTGGGAAAGCTTTAAGAACCACGGAGACAAAGTCGACAACTCTTGCCGACTCGTTGGATACGTCGGTAAGAGcgaattattttttgctggaggtTTTTGTTACGACCTGGGTcatcttgtttttctttgcctGTCTTTTTCCTGGATTGCCTATTTTTTTCCCCGGACGTAAGAGACCGTTGCTTGCGGAGTTTTGTTCGGGGACATCGGGGATTTCGTTTGgatattctttttttgtttgctttgaacTAGAGGGAGAACGCGCGAGTGTGCGCAAGGGGCGCGCAAAGCGAGGCCGCATATTAACGCGGTTATCAGATCACATCGGCGGAAAATACTTTTGGGGTATCTGGACTGTGGGTTTATTTGAGGGTTGTTTGGTGAATGTATATGGAAATGTGAACAGTTTGAAATTATATGAGTTAATGTAATTCCCTGAGCTATATCCTCGTTATTTGTATTAAGTGGTCTCAAACGAACACAATCAATGTGCTTGGTTCTCAAATTAAGAAACTCGCGTTTCTTTCGTAATAATTGGGCTAAAAGATTAGTCAAAGTGTTACACGCTTAGACCAGACAAAGGACAGCGTGTTGATTTGGGGTGCAGCATTGGGGATGTCTGGGAGTCTTGCTGAAGGTGAGTTGGGGatggagagcggagagagaggcgAACAATTCGCTTCTCCCCAGAATGAACCAACCTTCAAGGGCCTCGGGAAGTTCcagcccgcacgcacgcacgcacgcgtttACTTGTACTAGGGACGACTTGTGTTTCATGTTTCCGTCCTGTGACGTGTAGGCCTACTGGCTGCAATAAGAATAAATAATTGCTAGTTATGATTATTGATAATAATGACATTGATTCTGTCGTCTCCCAACGGGCGATTGAAGTTACATTTGGGATCTTCATGGCACTGACAGCAATTACCTATTTGGCTTACGAAGTCCACTTTGCAAAAACACCAATCCTCTTCTGGGGAATCTTCATCGTAAGTAACCTTTAGGTGAAGTCTCGATGCATTATTTCAATCACAGTTGCTCTTTAGTAGCCtatataatgtgtatgtgtctcttaAGTAGCATATACAGTATAATGTGTAGGTGTCTAATAGAAATGACTCTTACTTTCTGTTGTATTCTTGCCAAATCTCATATTGTACATTCTTCAGTACTGTGTTTGTATGCTAGAGGCCTCGTTGTGTTAAATCCCCAGCATTAACTCCATCTTCTTTGGGTGGGTTTAGTGGTAACTGTTGTTCCTGACGGTTTCAGGTGTGCGCTGCGTTGGGGATGAATGTGCTGGTGGCTCTCTCCGCTATCGCTGGAAGTCCTCTTCATGGCTTTGCTATTGTAATATTTGGGTTTGAAGAGTGCGTAACTCTGGAATGTTTAACTATTGTGTATTTTGCTAAGAAATTATGTTCTATTTTTTGGGTTATTTTTATCGTCTCTATTTAATCCATGTTAATTTTCCACTAAAAAAACTATATAAtgcaatataatacaataatctTTTTGTTTTGTCAGTGTCACATTGAATTTGTCATGCTGGCAGCGTCCATCTTGCTGTTCATCATCTCCATATTCGTTGTTGCATCTGCAGTGTCTGCTCTGTGTGCCTCTAGAAAGGTAAGGCAGACGTCTGCAGTGTCTGCTCTGTGTTCCTCTAGAAAGgctgctctgtgttcctctAGAAAGGCTGCTCTGGGTTCTTCTAGAAAGgctgctctgtgttcctctagaaaggctgctctgtgttcctctAGAAAGGCTGCTCTGTGTCCCTCTAGAAAGgctgctctgtgttcctctAGAAAGGCTGCTCTGTGTCCCTCTAGAAAGgctgctctgtgttcctctagaaaggctgctctgtgttcctctAGAAAGGCTGCTCTGTGTTCTTCTAGAATGgctgctctgtgttcctctagaatggctgctctgtgttcctctagaatggctgctctgtgttcctctagaatggctgctctgtgttcctctagaaaggctgctctgtgttcctctagaaaggctgctctgtgttcctctagaaaatctgctctgtgttcctctagaaaggctgctctgtgttcctctagaaaggctgctctgtgttcctctAGAAAGGCTGCTCTGGGTTCCTCTAGAAAGgctgctctgtgttcctctAGAATGGCTGCTCCGTGTCCACTGAGAGAGGAACCGCAGTGGTTGTGTCATTTTGGAAGCGGTTCTTTGAGTTTGATTCGGAGGTATTGCATTCATTGGGGTAATTGTTACATGAATCACCCTTACATTGTAAATTTAATTAGTGAAGCAAGCTTTGTTTTGTAAGGAGGTGGATCGACCGACTGCCTCCCCACTATGAAGGAAATCTAACTTTGATGAGCTTCATGTAGCCATGATCTGTGTGAATGAATAGATGATGAGGTAGCAGCCAATAGGAGTCGTTCTAATGTTCTCCTCTGCTGTtgcctctctgtttctgtgtctcactctcttctctcttttttatTTCAGCCATCAAAAGAACAGTCATCTAAGAGGAACTTTTTGTTTGTTCTGTCAATCCCTATGTGAAAAAATATTATACTTCAACTACACTTTTGACAGGATGTATACTTTTAGTATGTAACTGTATTCTGTACTAATTTCGTCGCATTCAAGCATACCAAAATGTACTAAGGTATACCTTAAGTCAGAGCTATTCAAATGCAAATTCAGTTGGGCCAGTTCTTCAAAACAAGAAATTCAGTTGGGCCAGACATTTTCAGCAGCAAGTAACGACAAATTTTGgaaaacacaaaaatgtattGAAAAACACAAACGTTTTATTAATTGTCATATCTGAAAAATTACATTAATACATCTTTGGTGAAATCTGACAAAGGCAAAACTCTGAAAAACAAATAGTGCACAATATTAGGCCTGTCAAAAGCCAGTTTCCtttttgaaacaaaataaatatttgtcatATCTGACCAATAAGCAAAACGCAAGGTGCATCGAAAACAAAATAGTGCCCATTTATCGGAGGTttccttatttaaataaaataaacatttcggTCACATATTAAAACAAGAATATCCCCCTGGGATCAATATGCCAAAGTGGATGAAAAAAACAGAACTAGGCATATTAAAGCTTAGTAAAcaaacccaaaacaaaaaatatctaAGTAGCTGAACACGCATGAATACTTTGTTGCACACTTAGTTACGCATCCTTTTGTTGCCATGTATGCAACAGTTTCACTGCTGAGTTCTCAGTGGGAgatgtgacatcttttgtgctGAATGAGAGCAGTCATTCTGGGCTCATAAGATGTCAATGCAATCCGAAGGCATTCGTGAAGTGTTTACTGtcagacagtgagcaaagagaGCTTTTTTTTTGATTGAGTTCATGTGTGAGAAGCTTGATTCACATGTGTATGTTGAGCCAAACATACTTAGCACGAGGACTGCTACTCTCTTGACGTTAGGGAATTGATGTGGGTTGACATCAGTCCAAAACCTGGCAGGCCCGTTGGTGCGCAGCTCCTGTGCCATCGTTAAGGATGACCGCATGTCCACAAGTTTGGGAATGAATTTCCCCTTGTCACTGGGAACGGCCACCTCCTTTGCTTTGGCGGATAAAGCCCCTTCTATTGTGACAGTGAACGGGTCTCTGGCAAAACACATCATCTCTGTTGGCAAAGCAAGTCCATCCAATCGACCATCACAGCGGTAATGCTTGCCGGGGATGAGATGCATTTGCAGAGCATCGGCAAATGCAACATTCGGCCTGTGCTCGAGTCAGTCCCGAAAAGATCCAGTTTGGCTTGGAATGCGAGCATCTGTTCCACCAGTTCAATGACAGTTTTGTCTCTGCCTTGTAGTCCCACATTTAAGTCATTCAGGTGTTTGAATATGTCACTGAGAAAGCTGACATCGCCAATGAAGTTGTCTTCCAGCATTCGGTTCAAGTGTGTTTCGGCCTTTTTATGCTTTCTGCTGCGGAGGAAGGCTGTGATTTCCTCTCTAGATCACAGAAACGCTTGAGCGCTTTGCCTTTGGACAGCCACCTGATGGCATTGTGCAAAAGCAGGTCATGGTGCTCAGCAGACATGTCTGACAGCAGCATGCGGAATAAGCGGTGTTGGAGCCTTGATGTGGAGCGgatactactacactacaaaacACTACAGTCCAACACGTGTGACGTTAACTTCACATTCCCTGGCCATATGTTTGCCGTGATGTGACTGGATGGAAAGTAAGCACTTTTGTGAGAACCGCTCATTTAAACAACTTTAAACTCAACATCGCTATTGGGTCCCGAGCAAAACAACCGCAGAGTGTGAAGCCGTCGAGCTAAtcgacggagagacagacagacatacagagagattCCTGCTATTGTAGTTTGATTATCTGTACCTTGGCTTTGATCTTTTCAGGCTCAAGCTGATCTCTGGCCTCCCCTTTTTCCCTTCCCAGTCAGGGTAGACTTGGCCAGGGTCTCTTTTCCAAACTCAATGTGGCCAGCTCCTCCTCAGTGTAACCTGTATTTacacaatgtttttttataatatatatcttatttatatttacaattGTTGCATCTATTTGTGTTTGTTAAAAACACAAGTCCCATTCCTTGTATGTTGTTCATACTTGGCTAATAAAGCTGATTCAGATTCTGATTAACCCATCACATGAATGTAAAGTTTAaatatatttactatagtaaatgaGTCTTGTTTCAACTTcttcatgtttgtgtgagtggctgaatctgcgttgtgtatttctCTTAAGTAGAGACGTGACCAAGGATCTCAGTCCGGACTCGGGAAATCCAACGTCCATTTATGTTTGCCGCTGAAGATAAACATAAAACGGCTTCCTTTCAGGAAGTGCCCTTAAACAATCCTCCAACTCCTCTTCCCAAGAGAATCAGAACAAAAGGGCCACGTACATACAATTTTATCAGAAAAAGGTTTGAAATCAAAGAAATAAGACATACCTGAAGATCAATATAAAACAGCTTCCTTTCAGAATGTGCCCTTTAACTATCCTCCAACTCTTACACAAAGCACCCAGAGGGGAGGGCTACTAGCATGACTACACCAAGGTCAGGGGCAGGCCAGCATGTCGTAATAAAATATAACGTTCTCCAAAACACTGCAATCTATGCATTGATATTTACATGACACTTCCATTAAACAATGTATAGTcaaaataattaatataaaGAATGGTAAACTATAAGATGGTTAAAGACTTGATCACAAAATGGAAATAATTGCACACAACACTTCCCAAGAGAATCAGAACaaaagggaagagggcagggtgtggggggggggcgggacag is a genomic window containing:
- the LOC130404093 gene encoding nuclear factor 7, brain-like, translated to MAEENLPLKHFLTCSVCTEILKDPVSLGCHHSFCSSCLQDFWAQAENKNCPVCKRKSSKDVVVNFSIKELADSYARRQRSAPSDEAQVVCTEPSQRSAPSDEAQVVCTEPSQRSAPSDKAQVVCTEHLKDIKWFCKEEQRAVCHVCEFPHHQGHTVVPLEEPVQELKQQLTHDLTALQARRSRHQELEETYEAMVPHLKEQRVKTERRIRAEFEQLHRFLREEEEARVKALREEEEQKRKRILLERKTLQEQIRSLSEGLLAVEADLQKDGLSFLSSSTRSRTSARALLSGSDPQLLPGALLDEAKHLGNLAHRVWEEMGQRTTFSPVTLDPNTAARRLSLSDDLTSVRHSGVIQKVPNNPERFTWYRNVLGSEGFSSGEHCWEVEVGDHPDWIIGVAKESVDRKGERPATPANGIWCLLHRSGKYTLGSGETLTLKRTPERIRVQLDYDGGEVSFYDPEDMTLIYTHQDTFTDNIFPYFNVGAAGEARTKDVRVCGVSSRTKPCK